In the Moraxella osloensis genome, one interval contains:
- a CDS encoding sulfite exporter TauE/SafE family protein: MMYLWFLLAGAFAGTCAGLFGVGGGLIIVPVLMAIFKAYGYPSDVITHLAVGTSLATIVVTSISSMQSHNKRGGVRWDVWRNMSIGLVVGSFVGAYIADLLHGKVLAFLIAGMALFMGLKMLLAKKSEVVATTHLPSAPVQTGVGGFIGAASAIFGIGGGSFTVPFLSRFGLTMQQAVGTSAACGLPIAIAGALGFMFFGKDVQGLPAEAIGFVHITAFLCISVMSYVFAKVGAKLAHQLPANTLKRMFGGLLLIVGAKMMLSALGINLW, encoded by the coding sequence ATGATGTATCTGTGGTTTTTGCTGGCGGGGGCATTTGCTGGCACTTGTGCGGGGCTGTTTGGCGTCGGTGGCGGATTGATTATCGTACCCGTGCTGATGGCGATTTTTAAAGCGTATGGCTATCCAAGCGACGTCATTACCCATTTGGCGGTAGGGACATCGCTTGCCACGATTGTGGTGACATCGATAAGCTCCATGCAATCGCACAATAAGCGCGGTGGCGTGCGCTGGGATGTATGGCGCAATATGTCAATTGGCTTGGTGGTGGGTAGTTTTGTTGGTGCTTATATCGCAGATTTATTGCATGGCAAGGTCTTGGCGTTTTTGATTGCAGGCATGGCGCTGTTTATGGGACTAAAAATGCTTTTGGCTAAAAAATCGGAAGTTGTCGCGACTACTCACTTGCCATCTGCGCCTGTGCAAACAGGGGTTGGCGGGTTCATTGGCGCAGCATCAGCGATTTTTGGTATTGGCGGTGGCAGTTTTACTGTGCCGTTTTTGAGCCGTTTTGGTTTGACCATGCAACAAGCGGTGGGTACGTCTGCAGCCTGTGGCTTACCGATTGCCATTGCGGGGGCGCTCGGGTTTATGTTTTTTGGCAAAGATGTACAGGGCTTGCCCGCTGAGGCGATTGGCTTTGTGCATATCACCGCGTTTTTATGTATTTCAGTGATGAGTTATGTATTTGCCAAAGTGGGGGCAAAATTGGCGCACCAATTGCCTGCCAACACCTTAAAGCGCATGTTTGGTGGCCTGCTGCTGATTGTAGGGGCAAAAATGATGCTGAGCGCGCTTGGCATTAATTTATGGTAA
- a CDS encoding biotin--[acetyl-CoA-carboxylase] ligase codes for MKIDSLCHTHLASTHSTNSQLIDWMVLSYQDQSPTDHNRPHFSRPHLLTADTQSSGRGQHGRTWQSPLGNVYLSLYVPTQAYAWQQNLCLSYRLDGRLSLCVGYQLSQIPIIEHINQTRLAKHLPSIGVKWVNDVGFYQPQDNLPDQFQKLSGILIEPVNVAGHMLGVVVGVGVNIAHAPALTQQTQEGLNYQAVSLQDLTKQRLQPRDFYQPISDAIANAIGQFNQLQATEASQQFIHDFAQKDVLKNKHLQIHNALSEQSITGIAAGIDAQGCLLIEQADGSTQTIWTGTIQVLDSAVSSLQTNKHK; via the coding sequence ATGAAAATTGATTCGCTTTGCCATACCCATCTAGCCAGCACCCACTCAACCAACAGTCAGCTGATTGATTGGATGGTGCTAAGCTATCAAGACCAGTCGCCCACTGACCATAACCGACCGCATTTTAGCCGCCCCCATTTACTCACTGCCGACACCCAATCTAGCGGACGTGGTCAACATGGCAGAACATGGCAATCACCGCTAGGCAATGTTTATTTATCGCTGTATGTGCCGACACAAGCCTATGCTTGGCAGCAAAATCTTTGCTTATCTTATCGATTAGATGGTCGCTTGTCACTGTGCGTGGGTTATCAGCTCAGTCAAATCCCCATTATAGAACACATCAACCAAACAAGACTGGCAAAGCATTTGCCAAGCATTGGTGTCAAATGGGTGAACGATGTCGGTTTTTATCAACCACAAGATAACCTACCTGACCAATTTCAAAAACTCTCGGGTATTTTGATAGAGCCTGTCAATGTCGCAGGTCACATGCTAGGGGTCGTTGTCGGTGTGGGGGTCAATATTGCCCATGCCCCTGCGCTGACCCAGCAAACACAAGAAGGCTTAAACTACCAAGCGGTAAGCCTGCAAGACTTGACAAAGCAGCGCTTACAGCCCCGTGATTTTTATCAGCCCATTAGCGATGCTATAGCTAATGCGATTGGACAATTTAATCAGCTGCAAGCGACTGAAGCGAGCCAGCAATTTATCCATGATTTTGCCCAAAAAGACGTATTAAAAAACAAGCATTTGCAAATTCATAACGCCTTATCTGAGCAATCAATAACAGGCATTGCAGCAGGTATTGATGCGCAAGGCTGTCTACTGATTGAGCAAGCAGATGGTAGCACACAAACGATTTGGACAGGCACCATTCAAGTTTTGGATTCAGCCGTTTCATCCTTGCAGACAAATAAACACAAATAA
- a CDS encoding pantothenate kinase codes for MTKLWLDLGNTRLKYWLTDDKGQVLDHAAEQHLQAPAELLKGLTFRLERLNPDFIGVSSVLGQAVNNHVAESLERLQKPFEFAQVDAKHALMSSDYNPAQLGVDRWLQMLGIIEPSKKQCVVGCGTAVTIDLVDQGHHLGGYIFPSIYLQRESLFSGTRQISIIDGTFDSIDSGTNTQDAVHHGIMLSIVGAINETIHRYPQFEITMTGGDAHTFEPHLSASVEIRQDLVLAGLQRFFAPKNNTKNQN; via the coding sequence ATGACAAAACTTTGGCTAGATTTGGGTAATACCCGCTTAAAATATTGGCTCACGGACGATAAGGGTCAAGTGCTGGATCATGCGGCTGAGCAGCATTTGCAAGCCCCTGCCGAATTGCTCAAAGGGTTGACCTTTCGGCTTGAACGACTCAATCCTGACTTTATCGGGGTGTCATCCGTACTTGGACAAGCCGTCAATAATCACGTCGCAGAAAGCCTAGAGCGATTGCAAAAACCGTTTGAATTTGCCCAAGTCGATGCCAAGCACGCGCTGATGTCGAGCGACTATAACCCCGCCCAACTTGGCGTTGACCGCTGGCTACAAATGCTCGGTATCATCGAGCCTAGCAAAAAACAATGCGTGGTTGGCTGCGGCACTGCCGTTACCATTGATTTGGTCGATCAGGGTCATCACTTGGGGGGCTATATTTTCCCCAGTATCTATTTGCAGCGCGAGTCACTATTTTCGGGAACGCGCCAGATTAGTATTATTGATGGCACTTTTGATAGTATAGATTCGGGCACCAATACCCAAGACGCAGTGCATCATGGTATTATGTTATCCATTGTCGGGGCCATCAATGAAACCATTCATCGCTACCCACAATTTGAAATCACCATGACAGGCGGTGATGCCCATACTTTTGAGCCGCACCTATCAGCCAGCGTGGAAATTCGGCAAGACTTGGTATTGGCGGGACTACAGCGTTTTTTTGCCCCTAAAAATAACACTAAAAATCAAAACTAA
- a CDS encoding TerC family protein encodes MLELLSDPSAWLSLATLVILEIVLGIDNLVFIAILANKLPPHQRAKARNLGLGLALLMRLVLLSMMSWLITLTDPVLTLGSFDLSVRDIILLVGGVFLLFKATTELHERLEGKPEHTNQSKVQAGFIAVVAQIVILDAVFSFDAVITAVGMAKHLEIMMAAVIIAMALMVAASKALTEFVGRHPTVVILCLSFLLMIGFSLIVEGLGFHMPKGYLYAAIAFSILIEAFNQVAKRNKTKYENQIPIRDRTADAILRLMGGKTEEAVTPENNSEHFDFDSMPFAQEERYMISGVLALNERDVHTIMTPRNDISWVNINGSREEMRAQLLDTPHSLFPVCRDTIDKVLGVVRAKDFLDLLDNNVADIETAIKPLLNKQQPVFVSESIDNLKLLNMLKKAKGNLAMVIDEYGQVAGLVTPLDVLEAIAGEFPDEDETLEIIPYDDYWIVEGTASLHQLRLELDDPDFLLDADQFTIGGYLISQLTDAPEVNQTIDIGAYKFTILETSKSRILKLKVERKTPMVATV; translated from the coding sequence ATGTTAGAACTACTATCTGACCCGTCAGCGTGGCTAAGCCTTGCGACGCTTGTCATTCTTGAGATTGTTTTAGGTATTGATAATCTTGTCTTTATTGCCATCTTAGCCAATAAACTCCCGCCGCACCAGCGCGCTAAAGCCCGAAATTTAGGTCTAGGTTTAGCATTACTCATGCGATTGGTGCTCTTGTCCATGATGTCATGGCTCATCACCTTAACCGATCCTGTTCTCACATTAGGAAGTTTTGATTTATCGGTTCGCGACATTATTTTATTGGTGGGCGGGGTGTTCCTGCTGTTTAAAGCAACTACGGAGCTGCATGAGCGGCTAGAAGGAAAACCTGAGCATACCAACCAAAGTAAAGTGCAAGCAGGGTTTATTGCGGTTGTCGCACAGATTGTGATTTTAGATGCGGTGTTCTCGTTTGACGCGGTGATTACCGCTGTAGGTATGGCAAAACACCTTGAAATCATGATGGCGGCAGTGATCATTGCCATGGCATTGATGGTGGCTGCCTCTAAAGCGCTCACCGAGTTTGTCGGTCGTCATCCAACCGTGGTGATTTTGTGTTTAAGTTTTCTACTGATGATTGGCTTTAGTTTGATTGTTGAAGGACTAGGCTTTCATATGCCAAAAGGTTACTTGTATGCGGCGATTGCGTTCTCAATTTTAATTGAAGCGTTTAACCAAGTAGCCAAACGCAATAAAACCAAATATGAAAATCAAATTCCGATTCGTGACCGTACCGCGGATGCGATTTTACGTTTAATGGGTGGTAAAACCGAAGAAGCGGTTACCCCAGAGAATAATTCAGAACATTTTGATTTTGATAGTATGCCTTTTGCGCAAGAAGAGCGTTATATGATTAGTGGCGTACTAGCGCTTAATGAGCGCGATGTACATACCATCATGACGCCGCGCAATGATATCTCTTGGGTCAATATCAACGGTAGCCGCGAAGAAATGCGCGCGCAATTGCTTGATACGCCGCATAGCTTGTTCCCTGTGTGCCGAGATACCATTGATAAAGTGCTTGGGGTAGTACGCGCCAAAGACTTTTTGGATTTGCTCGATAACAATGTCGCAGATATTGAAACCGCCATTAAACCCTTACTTAACAAGCAGCAGCCTGTGTTTGTGTCAGAGAGCATTGACAATCTAAAACTGCTCAATATGCTCAAAAAAGCCAAAGGTAATTTGGCGATGGTGATTGATGAATATGGTCAAGTCGCAGGGCTAGTGACACCGCTTGATGTGCTAGAGGCGATTGCAGGTGAGTTCCCTGATGAAGATGAAACCTTAGAAATTATCCCCTATGACGATTATTGGATAGTGGAAGGTACCGCAAGCTTGCACCAACTACGTTTGGAGCTTGACGATCCAGATTTTCTACTCGATGCCGATCAGTTCACCATTGGCGGGTATTTGATTTCGCAGTTGACCGATGCCCCAGAAGTCAATCAAACCATTGATATCGGTGCCTATAAGTTTACCATTCTAGAAACTTCAAAATCGCGCATTCTGAAATTAAAAGTTGAACGTAAAACCCCAATGGTGGCAACGGTGTAA
- a CDS encoding esterase/lipase family protein codes for MSHHRFMRRAAKGLLFSSIAFSASSYASSYYNCANATGCVAVTSLSATSNFAKTKYPIVLAHGLGGWSKMFGLVDYFNGIPQDLTKNGASVYVTKTSSVNDTEVRGEQLLQQVKTIIAITGSPKVNLIGHSHGGIDIRYVAGVAPSLVSSVTAISSPEQGSKMADWTVKMVTEGSAADGLPAGEFNTASLMAIKFFELVGGVMDIGSGVPLNQLQQQDGWAAVNSLTTNYAAKFNQKFPAAMPTSYCGYPKNTVVNNVRYYSFSGAQTMTMLVDPSDMVLGLTGLSFNGEANDGLVSPCSSRLGEVIRDNYKMNHMDSVNQVFGIVSLLDTNPLTVYRNQVNRLKGQSL; via the coding sequence ATGTCACATCATCGCTTTATGCGCCGTGCCGCCAAAGGATTGCTTTTTTCTTCCATCGCATTTTCTGCGTCTTCTTATGCCTCAAGCTATTACAACTGTGCCAATGCCACTGGCTGTGTCGCAGTCACTTCCCTGAGCGCTACCTCAAATTTTGCAAAAACCAAATACCCTATCGTACTTGCTCACGGGCTTGGTGGCTGGAGCAAAATGTTTGGTTTGGTCGATTATTTTAATGGCATTCCTCAAGATCTCACCAAAAATGGCGCAAGTGTGTATGTGACCAAGACATCAAGTGTCAATGACACCGAAGTGCGCGGTGAGCAGCTACTCCAACAAGTCAAAACCATCATTGCCATCACCGGCAGCCCCAAGGTTAACTTAATCGGTCATAGCCACGGTGGGATTGATATTCGCTATGTGGCGGGGGTTGCGCCATCGCTAGTCTCGTCTGTGACGGCGATTTCTAGCCCTGAGCAAGGCTCAAAAATGGCGGATTGGACGGTCAAAATGGTGACTGAAGGCAGTGCGGCTGATGGGTTACCCGCTGGCGAATTTAATACCGCCTCTTTAATGGCAATTAAGTTTTTTGAATTGGTGGGCGGTGTGATGGATATTGGATCTGGCGTGCCACTCAATCAATTGCAGCAGCAAGATGGCTGGGCAGCCGTCAATTCACTTACCACCAATTATGCGGCCAAATTTAACCAAAAATTCCCTGCGGCCATGCCGACTAGTTATTGTGGATATCCAAAAAACACGGTGGTCAATAATGTACGTTACTACTCATTTAGCGGCGCCCAAACTATGACCATGCTTGTCGATCCGTCTGATATGGTGTTGGGGTTGACGGGTTTATCATTCAATGGCGAAGCCAATGATGGTCTTGTCTCACCCTGTTCAAGTCGTCTCGGCGAAGTGATTCGTGATAACTATAAAATGAACCATATGGATTCAGTCAATCAGGTGTTTGGCATTGTCAGTTTGCTAGACACCAATCCATTGACTGTCTATCGCAACCAAGTCAATCGCTTAAAAGGTCAATCGTTGTAA
- a CDS encoding lipase secretion chaperone: MVPSNNPDTNQRSITWLIIVLASGIIALLIACILWLKPKDAVKTTNTLQHDAASTMPSGELPSNQTLTLAHASSVSANATPLPISLATSLPKSLQGTQVDGEIIIDENKQLVVTAGLRRLFDYFLSAQGEEPLSQIEQRVIAYIREHTPEPAASQAVNIFQNYLTYLTAVSQLDKPKAQPNPNVSALDLSAIKNQLRAVQQLQARYFDAKTREAFFGDEQALNDYNMTVVEANQNAQLSNDQRQAIIDKAQTAYIASVNDPNLQTKLTQQRNIDKLLAQTQQMQQQGATQSQINAMRSQYVSPEAVKRLEQLDQSEAQFAQRVATYQTQSNQILSKLGNVPQAQQQIVALQQTMFTPEERLRLDVLTKQR, encoded by the coding sequence ATGGTTCCTTCAAACAACCCTGATACAAACCAACGATCGATAACCTGGCTAATAATCGTATTAGCCAGTGGCATCATTGCATTATTGATAGCCTGCATACTGTGGTTAAAACCTAAGGACGCTGTCAAAACAACCAATACTTTGCAGCATGATGCCGCTAGTACGATGCCATCGGGCGAATTGCCCTCCAATCAAACCCTAACGCTCGCCCATGCATCCTCCGTCAGCGCGAACGCTACCCCCTTGCCCATATCACTGGCCACATCGCTGCCCAAATCACTACAAGGCACCCAAGTCGATGGCGAAATTATTATCGATGAAAACAAGCAATTGGTGGTGACCGCGGGTTTGCGCCGACTGTTTGATTATTTTTTGTCAGCACAAGGGGAAGAGCCGTTAAGCCAGATTGAACAACGGGTGATTGCGTATATTCGTGAACATACGCCTGAGCCTGCCGCAAGCCAAGCGGTTAACATTTTTCAAAATTATCTAACCTATTTGACTGCTGTCAGCCAGCTAGATAAGCCTAAAGCACAACCCAATCCCAATGTCAGCGCATTAGATTTATCTGCGATTAAGAACCAATTACGCGCAGTACAACAGCTGCAAGCCCGCTATTTTGACGCTAAAACCCGTGAAGCCTTTTTTGGGGATGAACAAGCCCTCAATGACTACAACATGACGGTCGTCGAAGCCAACCAAAACGCGCAACTGAGCAATGACCAGCGCCAAGCCATCATTGATAAGGCGCAAACTGCCTATATCGCCAGTGTTAACGACCCAAATCTACAGACAAAGCTAACCCAGCAGCGCAATATTGACAAGTTATTAGCGCAAACGCAGCAAATGCAGCAGCAAGGGGCAACGCAAAGCCAAATCAATGCCATGCGTAGTCAATACGTCTCCCCTGAAGCGGTCAAACGGCTTGAGCAGCTTGACCAATCTGAAGCGCAATTTGCGCAGCGTGTGGCAACTTATCAGACACAGTCTAACCAAATATTGAGCAAGTTGGGTAATGTGCCGCAAGCACAGCAACAAATTGTGGCGTTACAGCAGACGATGTTTACGCCTGAAGAACGACTACGCCTAGATGTATTGACAAAGCAGCGTTAA
- the hisD gene encoding histidinol dehydrogenase has protein sequence MRLLNSQQASFEQELTELLAFETVNDPALLATVDDIIAQVRQGGDEVVLKLTQQFDNHPAKTFAELEISQEKLKQAFDGLNPTIKQALELAAQRVTSFHERQRQESWTYQDALGNTLGQQVTPLDKVGIYVPGGLASYPSSVLMNALPAKVAGVGQIIMVVPAPHGELNPLVLAAAYLAGVDKVFTIGGAQAVAALAYGTNTIPQVDKITGPGNKYVAAAKRAVFGQVGIDMIAGPSEVLVYAEGVANDKADWLAMDLLSQAEHDTVAQAIFVTPSEPLLKKVAQEIEKALVDLPKAEIAKAAIANRGALILVKDRAEGIEVINRIAPEHLELSVDDPEAMVKDIRHAGAIFMGRYTPEAIGDYCAGPNHVLPTSGTARFSSPLGVYDFQKKSSIIYCSEQGSQTLAKTADILAVEENLDAHARSARYRVK, from the coding sequence ATGCGATTGTTAAATAGCCAACAAGCCAGTTTTGAGCAGGAATTGACAGAGCTGCTTGCTTTTGAAACGGTAAATGATCCAGCGCTACTGGCTACGGTCGATGATATTATCGCGCAAGTGCGTCAGGGTGGGGATGAGGTGGTGTTAAAACTGACCCAACAATTTGACAACCATCCTGCCAAAACCTTTGCTGAGCTAGAGATTTCACAAGAAAAGCTCAAACAAGCATTTGATGGATTAAACCCTACAATCAAGCAAGCGCTTGAACTGGCGGCACAGCGCGTCACATCTTTTCACGAGCGCCAACGGCAAGAAAGCTGGACGTATCAAGATGCGCTAGGTAATACGCTTGGACAACAAGTTACGCCACTCGATAAAGTGGGGATTTATGTGCCAGGTGGGCTGGCAAGTTATCCATCCAGCGTCTTGATGAATGCGTTACCCGCCAAAGTCGCAGGGGTCGGGCAAATTATCATGGTGGTGCCTGCCCCTCATGGTGAACTAAATCCCTTGGTATTGGCGGCCGCTTATTTGGCGGGTGTGGATAAAGTCTTTACCATTGGGGGCGCGCAAGCGGTGGCAGCGTTGGCTTACGGCACTAACACCATCCCGCAAGTCGATAAAATCACAGGACCTGGCAACAAATACGTGGCAGCCGCCAAACGCGCCGTGTTTGGGCAAGTGGGCATTGACATGATTGCAGGTCCTTCGGAAGTACTGGTATATGCCGAAGGTGTGGCAAATGATAAAGCCGACTGGTTAGCCATGGATTTATTGTCGCAAGCTGAGCATGACACCGTCGCGCAAGCGATTTTTGTTACCCCATCTGAGCCGTTACTTAAAAAAGTTGCGCAGGAAATCGAAAAAGCCTTAGTAGATTTGCCAAAAGCCGAAATCGCTAAAGCGGCGATTGCCAACCGTGGCGCGCTGATTTTGGTGAAAGACCGAGCAGAAGGTATTGAGGTGATTAATCGCATTGCGCCTGAGCATTTGGAATTATCGGTAGATGACCCAGAAGCAATGGTAAAAGATATCCGTCATGCGGGCGCTATCTTTATGGGTCGCTATACCCCTGAAGCGATTGGCGATTATTGTGCTGGCCCTAATCACGTGTTGCCAACGTCAGGTACCGCACGCTTTAGTTCACCGCTCGGCGTGTATGATTTTCAAAAGAAATCTTCGATTATTTATTGTAGCGAGCAAGGTAGCCAAACGCTGGCAAAAACTGCCGATATATTGGCGGTGGAAGAAAATTTGGATGCCCACGCGCGGTCAGCCCGTTACCGGGTAAAATAG
- a CDS encoding gamma-glutamylcyclotransferase family protein, whose translation MMQHLFVYGTLAPNRDNHAIMTPIHNGSWQPATIRGQLMLDGGWGSALGFPAVIPNEQGDMVAGWVFSSDDLVNHWARLDEFEGEAYQRIEVIATLDNGAKLQTFVYALDNIQHY comes from the coding sequence ATGATGCAGCATCTTTTTGTGTATGGCACGCTAGCGCCCAATCGCGACAACCACGCTATCATGACACCCATCCACAACGGCAGTTGGCAACCTGCGACTATTCGTGGGCAGTTGATGCTAGATGGCGGTTGGGGCTCGGCGCTCGGATTTCCTGCAGTCATCCCAAATGAACAAGGCGACATGGTAGCGGGATGGGTGTTTTCGTCGGATGATTTGGTCAATCATTGGGCGCGGCTAGATGAGTTTGAAGGTGAAGCCTATCAGCGCATTGAAGTGATAGCCACGCTTGATAATGGTGCGAAACTCCAAACCTTTGTGTATGCACTCGACAATATACAGCATTATTGA
- the hisG gene encoding ATP phosphoribosyltransferase, which produces MTQANDANYNGLTLALSKGRILKDTLPLLKKAGIELLEDPEESRKLIFPTTHADVRILILRASDVPTYVEHGAADFGVAGKDVLMEHGSSNLYELLDLQIAKCRLMTAGKVGLELPSRRLRIATKYVNVTRAFFASRGEQVDVIKLYGSMELAPLVGLGDLIVDVVDTGNTLKANGLEPRQEICQVSSRLIVNQVSYKRKFALLEPIIESFKQSIADNTQ; this is translated from the coding sequence ATGACACAAGCAAATGATGCCAATTATAATGGTCTTACCTTAGCGTTATCCAAAGGGCGAATCTTAAAAGATACCTTGCCCCTGCTAAAAAAGGCAGGTATCGAACTACTTGAAGACCCAGAAGAATCACGTAAACTGATTTTTCCGACCACGCATGCTGACGTGCGGATTTTGATTTTACGCGCCAGTGACGTGCCAACCTATGTGGAGCATGGGGCGGCAGATTTTGGTGTAGCGGGTAAAGATGTGCTGATGGAGCATGGCTCAAGCAATTTATATGAATTGCTTGACCTACAAATTGCCAAATGCCGTTTGATGACGGCAGGTAAAGTGGGGCTAGAATTACCCAGTCGTCGTCTTCGAATTGCCACCAAATATGTCAATGTGACGCGCGCATTTTTTGCCAGTCGCGGTGAACAAGTGGATGTGATTAAACTCTATGGTTCCATGGAACTTGCGCCCTTAGTAGGCTTGGGTGATTTGATTGTGGATGTGGTCGATACCGGTAATACCTTAAAAGCCAATGGTCTAGAGCCGCGCCAAGAGATTTGCCAAGTCTCTTCGCGTTTGATTGTCAATCAGGTGAGTTATAAACGTAAATTTGCCCTGCTTGAGCCCATCATAGAAAGCTTCAAGCAAAGCATCGCTGATAACACCCAGTAA
- the murA gene encoding UDP-N-acetylglucosamine 1-carboxyvinyltransferase, whose product MDKFLITGGTQVKGEVVISGAKNAALPLLAAMILAETPVTLHNVPTLKDVNTLVKLIAGTGITIEKNGDTVTCDTSTINSYYAPYELVKTMRASILVLGPLLARFGQAEVSLPGGCAIGSRPVDQHLKALEAMGATITVENGYVKAKAPASGRLKGCHFTFDMVTVGGTENTIMAAALAEGTTHLENCAREPEVVDLANMLVKMGAKIEGIGTAYMTIEGVDKLNGCEYSVVPDRIETGSYLALAMMTGGEVTAKKTEASLMQSVLKKFEEMGAQVTVGSDWINVKMVGRPKAVDIRTLPHPAFPTDMQAQLMTVCCIAEGTSTIIENIFENRYMHVPELQRMGANIKVDGHTAVVQGVDKLNAAPVIATDLRASMSLVMAAVAAQGETCIERIYHIDRGYEYVEDKLRGLGVTIERVKGE is encoded by the coding sequence ATGGATAAATTTTTAATCACGGGTGGTACTCAAGTCAAAGGTGAAGTGGTCATCTCTGGTGCTAAAAATGCGGCATTGCCCTTGCTTGCGGCAATGATTTTGGCAGAAACCCCAGTCACCCTGCACAATGTACCGACACTCAAAGACGTCAATACCTTGGTCAAATTGATTGCGGGCACGGGTATCACCATTGAAAAGAACGGCGATACGGTGACTTGTGATACCAGTACCATCAATAGTTACTATGCCCCGTATGAGCTGGTCAAAACCATGCGTGCATCGATTTTGGTATTGGGGCCGCTGCTTGCGCGCTTTGGGCAGGCTGAAGTGTCACTACCTGGCGGCTGCGCAATTGGCTCACGCCCTGTCGACCAACATCTAAAAGCCTTGGAAGCGATGGGGGCGACCATCACCGTTGAAAATGGCTATGTCAAAGCCAAAGCACCCGCTAGCGGTCGGCTAAAAGGCTGTCATTTCACCTTTGATATGGTCACGGTTGGCGGCACTGAAAATACCATCATGGCAGCGGCATTGGCAGAAGGAACTACGCACCTAGAAAACTGTGCACGTGAACCAGAAGTGGTTGATTTGGCTAATATGCTTGTCAAAATGGGTGCAAAAATTGAAGGCATTGGCACCGCTTATATGACCATTGAAGGTGTTGACAAATTAAATGGCTGTGAGTACTCAGTAGTACCAGACCGTATCGAAACAGGCTCATATCTTGCGCTTGCCATGATGACAGGCGGGGAAGTGACTGCCAAAAAAACCGAAGCCAGCTTGATGCAATCGGTGCTTAAAAAATTTGAAGAAATGGGCGCCCAAGTCACTGTTGGCAGCGACTGGATTAATGTCAAAATGGTGGGTCGTCCAAAAGCCGTTGATATCCGCACATTACCACACCCTGCGTTCCCAACCGATATGCAAGCCCAGCTCATGACAGTTTGCTGTATTGCAGAAGGTACCAGTACCATTATTGAAAATATTTTTGAAAATCGCTACATGCATGTCCCTGAGCTGCAACGTATGGGCGCCAATATCAAAGTCGATGGTCATACTGCCGTTGTTCAAGGCGTCGATAAACTCAATGCCGCGCCTGTCATTGCAACCGATTTACGCGCCTCTATGTCACTGGTAATGGCAGCGGTGGCAGCCCAAGGCGAGACCTGTATCGAGCGCATTTACCACATTGACCGGGGTTATGAGTATGTGGAAGATAAACTGCGCGGCTTGGGCGTTACCATTGAGCGGGTAAAAGGCGAATAA
- a CDS encoding BolA/IbaG family iron-sulfur metabolism protein has protein sequence MNAQDLITLLQPHFPSGKIEAANQGNKFDVRVVDDSFEGKRAVARQQAVLGLVSDKFASGEIHALNIQALTYAQWHEMQAKQAAQ, from the coding sequence ATGAACGCACAAGATTTAATTACTTTACTACAACCCCATTTTCCGAGTGGCAAAATCGAAGCCGCCAATCAAGGCAACAAATTTGATGTGCGCGTGGTGGATGACAGCTTTGAGGGTAAACGTGCTGTCGCGCGTCAACAAGCCGTATTGGGGTTGGTGTCTGATAAATTTGCGTCAGGTGAAATCCATGCACTCAATATCCAAGCGTTGACCTATGCCCAGTGGCATGAGATGCAAGCCAAACAAGCTGCGCAATAA
- a CDS encoding YraN family protein: MKLTAPKQRQGDYYETLAKHYLEAQGLTFFAKNWHYKNLGELDLVMLEPTQKTPCLVIVEVRQRKASQFGTSLDSITPAKQRKIVKTTAAFLQAHPQFDNFDIRFDVLSYEGVPSVGQAVTPTPTWIKDAFSVN; encoded by the coding sequence ATGAAACTCACCGCCCCAAAACAGCGCCAAGGCGACTATTATGAAACCCTCGCCAAACACTACCTTGAAGCGCAAGGTTTAACGTTTTTTGCCAAAAACTGGCACTACAAAAACTTGGGCGAGCTTGATTTGGTGATGCTTGAGCCGACGCAAAAAACCCCTTGCCTCGTCATTGTCGAAGTGCGTCAAAGAAAAGCCAGCCAATTTGGCACAAGTTTAGACAGTATCACCCCCGCCAAACAACGTAAAATCGTTAAAACCACCGCAGCTTTTTTACAAGCGCATCCACAATTTGATAACTTTGACATTCGCTTTGATGTGCTAAGTTATGAAGGCGTTCCATCTGTAGGGCAGGCTGTCACGCCAACGCCTACGTGGATTAAGGACGCTTTTAGCGTAAATTAA